A stretch of DNA from Cellulomonas xiejunii:
CGCGCGGGACGCTGGCCACCCCCGCCAACCTACCGGTCCCTCGCGGCCGCGGCCGGGGCGCCGGCCGGACGGGCGAGCGGCGCCAGGCCGCACGCCGCGGCGAACTCCTCGGAGCGGATCCCCAGCGCGATGTTCATACGCGCCGACATGTTCATGAACGCGACGCGGGCGGCGAGCTCGACGAGCGCCGCAGGACCGAGGTCGTCCAGCAGCGCCGCGGACAGGGCGTCGGTCACGGCGGGCGGGGTCAGGCTCGCGGCCTGCGCGTACTCCATGACCCGGCGCTCGAGCGGGGTGAACACGGACGACTCCCGCCACCGCGGCACCTCGCGCACCTTCGCGGCGTCCAGCCCGTGCCGGTGTGCCAGGAAGTGGTGCAGGTCCAGGCAGAACTCGCAGCCGACGGTCGCGGCGGCGGACATCGCGGCGTAGGTCGCCAGCTCGGGGTCGAGCTCGCGCCAGGCCTCGACGCGGCGTCCCGCATGCATGGCGTCCTTCATGACGGCGGGCTGGTGCCACAGCACGCCGACCGAGTCGGGCACATGGCCCAGCATCCGGCGGGAGGCGAGCCGGACGAGCGCGCCGTACGCGCCGGTGATCCGGGTCGGGGGGACGCGCGGTGTGCCGTTCATGTCTGCTCCTCGTGTCGTCGGGTGACGGGTACGGCATGAAGACACCGGACAGGTGCGTCGTGTGACACCGCGGGCCGTGTCGGCGGGCCCGCGCGGTCGTTACGCTCGCCACGGTGACGACGTCCCCGGTGCCCGGCGCCCGTCTGCCCGCGGCCGTCCGGGCCCTGGCCGGGGCATCCGTGCTCGTCGTCCTCGCCGCCTCGTACGCCGAGCAGCGCGCGGCGGGCCGCGGCAGCGTCGTCGACTTCCTCGGCTACTTCACGAACCTGACGAGCCTGCTCGCGGGCCTCCTGCTCGTGGTGCTGGCGGTCCACGCCGGCCGGCAGGTGCCCCTGTGGCTCACGCTCGCGCGGGGCGTGGCGACCACGTGCCTCGTCGTCGTCGCGGTCGTCTACGCCACCCTGGTGCCGGGCGAGGGCGGCACGACGCCGTGGGTGAGCGCGGTCCTGCACGTCGCGTTCCCGTGCGCCGTGATGCTCGACTGGCTGCTCCTCGTGGACCGCCCGGCGCTGCCGTGGCGGCGGCTGTGGCTCGTGCTGCCGTACCCGGTGCTGTGGCTGGTGGTCGCCGTGGTGCGAGGGCGCACCGACGGCTGGGTGCCGTACGGGTTCCTGCTCCCCGGCCGGGGCGTGCCGTCCCTGGTCCTGCACGTCGCCGGGCTGGTCGTCGTGCTGCTCGCCGCGGGCGCGCTCGTGTGGGCCACCGGCCGGACGCGCGGCCTCCGCCGCCCGGTGGCCCCCGCGGCCGTCTGAGCCGACGCCGGACCGGTACGTTCGCCCGATGGGACTGCGACAGCTCGCGTGGCGTGCGTGCTACGAGCTGCTCGGCGCCCGCGTCCGGCAGCCCGCGTGGACGTTCATGAACTACGGCTTCGCGCGCGTCGACGGTGCCACACAGTCGCTCGTCCTCGACCCCGCCGACGAGCCGGACCGGTACGGCATCGGGCTCTACGCCCACGTCCTGGACGGCGTGGCGGTCGCGGGCGCGGACGTCCTGGAGGTCGGGTCGGGGCGCGGCGGGGGAGCGTCGTGGGTGGCGCGGTCCCTGGAGCCGCGGACGACCACGGGCGTGGACCTGGCGGCCTCCGCGGTGGCGCTCAGCCGCCGGGACCGCCGCGGACCCGGCCTGCGGTTCGTCCAGGGCGACGCGCTCGCGCTGCCGTTCGACGACGCGTCGTTCGACGTCGTGCTCAACGTCGAGTCGTCGCACTGCTACCCGTCGCTGGAGCGGTTCGTCGCCGAGGTGCACCGGGTGCTGCGCCCGGGCGGCACGTTCGCGTGGGCGGACTTCCGCGGCGCGGACGACGTGGCGGCGACGCGCGCACAGCTGCGGTCCAGCGGGCTCGCGCCGGTGCGCGAGGACGACATCACGGCCCAGGTGGTGCACGGGCTGCGCCTGGACGACGCGCGGCGTGCCGCGCTCGTGCGGGACTGGATCCCGCGTCCGGTGCAGCCACTGTTCCGGCCCTTCGCCGGCCTCGACGGCACGCGCACCCACGACCGGTTCGCGACGGGCGCGACGCGCTACCTGTCGGCGGTCCTCGTCCGGGACCCGTGACGCCCGACGGCCCGGACGACAGTCACCGCTGCGGGGTGGGTTGCCCGGAAGTGGTCAGATCTGGCGCGTGCGGGGCCTGGAGGTGGTCACCGGGGTGACCACTTGCGGGGCGTCAGCGCTCGCGAGGGCGCATGCGCACGTTCGGGAGCTCCGGGGCCGGCAGGGGCGGTCCCGCGTAGCCGTGCACCTCGCCGAACCGGCCCAGCCCGGCGGCGTCGCCCGCGACGGCCGCCTGCCACTGCGCGCGCGCCTCGACGACCTCGTCGTGCGTCCGGCCGACGAAGTTCCACCACATGAGGACGGGCTCGTCGAACGGCACGCCGCCCAGGAGCACAGCGCGCACGGGCGCGTCACCGGCCTCGAGGACCAGGACGTCACGCCCCGGGGGCGCGTACGCGAGCCACGACCGGGCGACGTCGTGGCCCTCGAACCGCAGGTCACCCGAGTCGACCAGGACGCCGTGCTCGAACGTCGGGTCCACGGGGAGCGCCACGCGCGTACCCGCGGGCACGTCGACCTGCGCCGCGACGAGCGGTGAGTACGCCCGCGCCGGTGACGCGACCGGGCCCAGCGCGCCCATGAAGACCCGGAACACCGCACCGTCGAGCGTGAAGGTCGGGACGTCCGCGACGTGGTCGAACGCCCGCTCGCCGTGCCGTGCCGACTCCGGCAGCACCGTCCACAGCTGCACGCCGTGCAGCACGGGCCGGTCGGGGAACAGTGCCGGCGTGGCCTCCTCGCTGTGGCAGATGCCGCGCCCGGCCGTCATGAGGTTGAGCTGCCCCGGGACGACGACCTGCTCGGACCCGAGCGCGTCGCGGTGCAGCACCGAGCCCTCGAACAACCAGGTGACGGTCTGCAACCCGGTGTGCGGGTGCGGGGGCACGTCCATGCCGCCCGTCGCCGCGACGTCGTCCGGGCCGTAGTGGTCAGCGAAGCAGAACGGCCCCACCAGCGACCGCGCCCGCGACGGCAGGGTGCGGCGCACCGTCATCGCCCTTGGCCCGCCCAGTGGCACGTCGCGCGGCTCGACGAGCTCGACGTCCGCGGCGGGGCCGGCCACGCACACCTGCTCGTCCGGGCGCGGATCGAGGTTGGTCACCGCGCCAGGCTACGTGCGACGCGCCGTCGGGTCCCGGCGCCCGCCCCGATGAGTCCGTGACCCGTCGCCGGTCTGGACGCTGAGAACCCACCGAACCTGCGGAGGCACCCATGGCGACCGTCATCTCCACCCTGTTCATCTCGCTCGACGGCATCGCCGAGGTCAGCGAGGACTGGCACTTCCCGTACTTCGACGAGCAGATGGGTGCGGCCGTCACGGAGGACTACGAGGACGTCGACGTGCTCGTCCTGGGGCGGGTCACGTACGACTCATTCGCCGGGGCGTGGCCCGACCGTGAGGCGGCCGGCGAGGACGACGCGCAGTTCGCGCGGCAGCTCGGCGACGTGCGCAAGGTCGTCGCGACCCGCGGCGACCAGGAGCTGGGGTGGCGCAACGTCGAGCGCACGGCCGACGTCGTCGGCACCGTCCGGGCCCTGCGGGACGACCCGGCCGTGGGCAAGGTGCTGCTCGCGGGCTCGCTGTCGGTGGTGCGGCAGCTCCTCGACGCGGGGCTCCTCGACGAGCTGCGCCTGCTGGTGCACCCGGTCGCGGTGCGCCGCGGCGAGCGGCTGTTCACCGACGCCCCGACGATCCGCCCGTTCGCGCTGCTGCGCCACGAGGCGACACCGCGCGGCGTGCTGCGCGCGATCTACGCACCGGCGGACCTGCCGGACGGCGGCAGCTACGAGGAGGCCGCCGAGCACCTCACGCAGGCGTGAGGCGTCACACCAGCGCCGAGCCGACGCCCGTCGCCCCGCGCCCGTCGCCCGCGCCCGCACCACCGCGCCCGTCGCACGATCCGGCCACCCGAGCCCTGGCACCGCACCCCGTCGCC
This window harbors:
- a CDS encoding carboxymuconolactone decarboxylase family protein, whose amino-acid sequence is MNGTPRVPPTRITGAYGALVRLASRRMLGHVPDSVGVLWHQPAVMKDAMHAGRRVEAWRELDPELATYAAMSAAATVGCEFCLDLHHFLAHRHGLDAAKVREVPRWRESSVFTPLERRVMEYAQAASLTPPAVTDALSAALLDDLGPAALVELAARVAFMNMSARMNIALGIRSEEFAAACGLAPLARPAGAPAAAARDR
- a CDS encoding Pr6Pr family membrane protein, with product MTTSPVPGARLPAAVRALAGASVLVVLAASYAEQRAAGRGSVVDFLGYFTNLTSLLAGLLLVVLAVHAGRQVPLWLTLARGVATTCLVVVAVVYATLVPGEGGTTPWVSAVLHVAFPCAVMLDWLLLVDRPALPWRRLWLVLPYPVLWLVVAVVRGRTDGWVPYGFLLPGRGVPSLVLHVAGLVVVLLAAGALVWATGRTRGLRRPVAPAAV
- a CDS encoding class I SAM-dependent methyltransferase, producing MGLRQLAWRACYELLGARVRQPAWTFMNYGFARVDGATQSLVLDPADEPDRYGIGLYAHVLDGVAVAGADVLEVGSGRGGGASWVARSLEPRTTTGVDLAASAVALSRRDRRGPGLRFVQGDALALPFDDASFDVVLNVESSHCYPSLERFVAEVHRVLRPGGTFAWADFRGADDVAATRAQLRSSGLAPVREDDITAQVVHGLRLDDARRAALVRDWIPRPVQPLFRPFAGLDGTRTHDRFATGATRYLSAVLVRDP
- a CDS encoding pirin family protein; the protein is MTNLDPRPDEQVCVAGPAADVELVEPRDVPLGGPRAMTVRRTLPSRARSLVGPFCFADHYGPDDVAATGGMDVPPHPHTGLQTVTWLFEGSVLHRDALGSEQVVVPGQLNLMTAGRGICHSEEATPALFPDRPVLHGVQLWTVLPESARHGERAFDHVADVPTFTLDGAVFRVFMGALGPVASPARAYSPLVAAQVDVPAGTRVALPVDPTFEHGVLVDSGDLRFEGHDVARSWLAYAPPGRDVLVLEAGDAPVRAVLLGGVPFDEPVLMWWNFVGRTHDEVVEARAQWQAAVAGDAAGLGRFGEVHGYAGPPLPAPELPNVRMRPRER
- a CDS encoding dihydrofolate reductase family protein, with translation MATVISTLFISLDGIAEVSEDWHFPYFDEQMGAAVTEDYEDVDVLVLGRVTYDSFAGAWPDREAAGEDDAQFARQLGDVRKVVATRGDQELGWRNVERTADVVGTVRALRDDPAVGKVLLAGSLSVVRQLLDAGLLDELRLLVHPVAVRRGERLFTDAPTIRPFALLRHEATPRGVLRAIYAPADLPDGGSYEEAAEHLTQA